In Rhodococcus sp. OK302, one genomic interval encodes:
- a CDS encoding anti-sigma factor translates to MSTDQCQQMRTHLGMHALGRLDPAATVALQAHLDGCLHCRSEMRELRSVAGALSQADPERIDDQLAGPPPALRTTVFTAVDHERRRNRLVRTAKLAAAAAAVLIVALGGVFVVTSQWSTDSQQNIGTQSVAFSEQPADVHATAILENRDWGTSITLDLAGLPQGERYAVWLERPDGSRISAGSFVAGGDKQMSMQLAVGLPMSEAAALGISTPADPTPILRTPIRS, encoded by the coding sequence GTGAGTACTGATCAGTGCCAGCAGATGCGAACCCACCTCGGCATGCACGCCCTGGGTCGACTCGACCCGGCCGCGACCGTGGCACTGCAAGCGCATCTGGACGGCTGCCTCCACTGCAGATCCGAAATGCGTGAACTGCGTAGCGTCGCTGGGGCTTTAAGTCAGGCGGACCCCGAGCGGATCGACGATCAGCTCGCAGGCCCACCTCCGGCGCTGCGCACCACGGTGTTCACCGCAGTCGACCACGAACGACGTCGGAATCGCCTTGTCCGGACAGCGAAACTCGCGGCGGCAGCAGCAGCGGTGTTGATCGTCGCACTGGGAGGAGTTTTTGTCGTCACATCGCAATGGTCGACGGACTCGCAACAGAACATAGGTACTCAGTCGGTCGCGTTCAGTGAACAGCCCGCTGACGTCCATGCCACGGCCATCCTGGAAAACCGGGACTGGGGCACCAGTATTACGCTTGATCTCGCAGGTCTACCGCAAGGCGAGCGATATGCGGTGTGGCTCGAACGCCCGGATGGGAGCCGGATTTCAGCCGGAAGTTTTGTCGCTGGCGGGGACAAACAGATGTCCATGCAACTGGCAGTCGGACTACCGATGAGTGAGGCCGCCGCCCTGGGAATCAGCACTCCCGCCGATCCGACTCCTATCCTTCGGACTCCCATTCGCTCGTGA
- a CDS encoding COG4315 family predicted lipoprotein: MMKRTLLTKCVGLGAALVLLSACGNDNTAAQSEQPTSSVLQASATAVDGPAVVKLGATATALGNVVTDADGYTLYWFTQDTPTISACIDQCAMVWPPTLGSPKAATGTDLPGTLGVATRPDGGSQQAVYDGHPLYRFAKDDAPGQTNGEGVKGQWHVGLVTPSPTTPTTAGR, encoded by the coding sequence ATGATGAAGCGAACACTACTGACCAAGTGCGTCGGGCTCGGGGCAGCACTGGTGCTGTTGTCAGCGTGCGGAAACGACAACACGGCCGCGCAGAGTGAACAGCCAACCAGTTCGGTACTGCAGGCTTCAGCCACTGCCGTCGACGGCCCCGCCGTGGTGAAACTCGGGGCAACCGCCACCGCGCTCGGCAACGTGGTGACTGACGCGGATGGCTACACGCTGTACTGGTTTACTCAGGACACCCCGACCATCTCCGCATGCATCGACCAGTGCGCCATGGTTTGGCCGCCGACGCTCGGCTCGCCGAAAGCAGCCACCGGGACGGACCTTCCCGGAACACTGGGCGTCGCCACCCGCCCCGACGGCGGGTCGCAGCAAGCTGTGTACGACGGCCACCCGCTGTACCGGTTCGCGAAGGACGACGCGCCAGGTCAGACCAACGGTGAGGGCGTCAAAGGCCAGTGGCATGTCGGGCTGGTGACGCCGTCGCCGACCACACCCACCACCGCCGGCCGGTAA
- a CDS encoding sigma-70 family RNA polymerase sigma factor — protein MRLIPQRRHSGGLGDESALRVAYEDHAGELFRFAHRSLGDIGVAEEAVQETFLRAWRAARSFQPETASLRTWLFSICRNIVIDISRARASRPLMAGAEPPDTPSASRPLEELVVGLQVEEALRRLSEQHRQVLVEVHLRDRPAADVAAQLGIPEGTVRSRVYYGLKALKLVLEEMGWHGEY, from the coding sequence ATGCGGCTGATCCCGCAACGACGACACTCCGGAGGGCTCGGGGACGAATCTGCGCTGCGTGTGGCCTACGAGGACCACGCCGGTGAGCTGTTCCGGTTTGCACACAGATCCCTGGGGGATATTGGTGTCGCCGAGGAAGCAGTGCAGGAAACATTCTTACGTGCCTGGCGGGCAGCGCGCAGCTTTCAGCCGGAGACGGCGTCGCTGCGCACCTGGCTGTTCTCGATCTGCCGCAACATCGTCATCGACATCAGTCGCGCTAGGGCAAGTCGTCCGCTGATGGCAGGTGCCGAGCCGCCCGATACCCCGAGCGCCTCGCGGCCGTTGGAAGAGTTGGTAGTGGGTCTGCAAGTTGAAGAGGCCTTGCGCCGGTTGTCCGAGCAGCATCGGCAGGTTCTTGTCGAGGTTCATCTGCGCGACAGGCCGGCCGCGGATGTCGCAGCTCAGCTCGGGATTCCCGAGGGGACGGTCCGCAGTCGCGTCTACTACGGGCTCAAGGCCCTCAAACTCGTATTGGAAGAAATGGGGTGGCACGGTGAGTACTGA